The Cellulomonas fulva genome includes a window with the following:
- a CDS encoding helix-turn-helix domain-containing protein, with the protein MTDQPGRVRYLTVVEVAEIMRVSKMTVYRLLHSGELPGVRVGRSFRVPQDALDHYLRTSLPTPQEQGDSERRSS; encoded by the coding sequence ATGACCGACCAGCCGGGCCGCGTGCGCTACCTCACGGTGGTGGAGGTCGCGGAGATCATGCGGGTCTCCAAGATGACCGTCTACCGGCTCCTGCACTCGGGTGAGCTGCCCGGCGTGCGCGTCGGCCGCTCGTTCCGCGTCCCGCAGGACGCCCTCGACCACTACCTGCGCACGTCGCTGCCGACGCCGCAGGAGCAGGGGGACTCCGAGCGCCGGTCCTCCTGA
- a CDS encoding 30S ribosomal protein bS22 — protein sequence MGSVIKKRRKRMAKKKHRKLLRKTRHQRRNKK from the coding sequence ATGGGCTCCGTCATCAAGAAGCGCCGCAAGCGGATGGCCAAGAAGAAGCACCGCAAGCTGCTGCGCAAGACGCGTCACCAGCGTCGCAACAAGAAGTGA
- a CDS encoding glycoside hydrolase family 127 protein, protein MVDLLTPDGPCVPRGAYAPHTPLPFDAVRLGPDGFLGGWQRLNREQVIPHLWANLESSGVLDNLRTAAGRADLPWRGFNFADSDLHKTLEAVAWEAGRVPADQPWEDDVRAAVDLLAAAQRPDGYLDSHVQVTRPDDAFVDLRWGHELYVLGHLLQAAVARARTGGGEDLLDVARRFATMVDEQLGADACCGHPEVETALVELYRLTGERRWLDLAQRQVDARGHGALGAGPFPSAYHQDHTPVRSAQEVAGHAVRQVYLAAGVADLVAETGDTELLAALLRLWDSAEDTRTYVTGGIGSRHRDEAFGDAYELSPERAYAETCAAIGVVHWAWRMLLLTGEGRFADAMERALYNAVPAGLGRDGRSFFYSNPLQLRTDHDGSSEYSPGRRLPWFECACCPPNLARLAASLHAYVATRSDEGVALHLYAAGEVELRTSDAHDEPARLVVRTDYPWDGRVEVEAVGGLVVPLALRVPGWADEGAVRLTVDDEPVPLVVRDGYAHVPATPDRPVHRVVLDLPMPVVPLAAHPRVDAVRGCVALRRGPVVLCLEQVDLPAGVVLEDVRLVPGSSLTAAAGDAQGVPVVVHARGTHEPARGRPAWSAAWGPAGGHDEPGAPVREPVDLTFVPYHAWGEREPGAMRVWVPVASVTP, encoded by the coding sequence GTGGTCGATCTGCTGACGCCCGACGGTCCGTGCGTCCCGCGTGGCGCGTACGCGCCGCACACCCCGCTGCCGTTCGACGCCGTCCGGCTCGGTCCGGACGGCTTCCTGGGCGGTTGGCAGCGCCTGAACCGCGAGCAGGTCATCCCGCACCTGTGGGCCAACCTCGAGTCGTCCGGCGTCCTGGACAACCTGCGCACCGCCGCGGGCCGGGCGGACCTGCCCTGGCGCGGCTTCAACTTCGCGGACTCGGACCTGCACAAGACGCTCGAGGCCGTGGCGTGGGAGGCCGGCCGCGTGCCGGCGGACCAGCCGTGGGAGGACGACGTCCGCGCGGCCGTCGACCTGCTCGCGGCAGCGCAGCGGCCCGACGGGTACCTCGACTCGCACGTCCAGGTGACCCGCCCCGACGACGCCTTCGTGGACCTGCGCTGGGGCCACGAGCTCTACGTGCTGGGCCACCTGCTCCAGGCCGCGGTGGCCCGGGCGCGCACGGGCGGCGGCGAGGACCTGCTGGACGTCGCCCGCCGGTTCGCGACGATGGTGGACGAGCAGCTCGGCGCGGACGCGTGCTGCGGGCACCCCGAGGTGGAGACCGCGCTCGTCGAGCTGTACCGCCTCACCGGCGAGCGCCGCTGGCTGGACCTGGCGCAGCGGCAGGTGGACGCGCGAGGGCACGGGGCGCTGGGTGCCGGACCGTTCCCCTCGGCGTACCACCAGGACCACACCCCGGTGCGGTCGGCGCAGGAGGTCGCGGGGCACGCCGTCCGGCAGGTGTACCTCGCCGCGGGCGTCGCCGACCTGGTGGCGGAGACCGGCGACACCGAGCTGCTGGCCGCGCTGCTGCGCCTGTGGGACAGCGCCGAGGACACGCGCACGTACGTCACCGGCGGCATCGGCTCGCGGCACCGCGACGAGGCGTTCGGGGACGCGTACGAGCTCTCGCCCGAGCGTGCGTACGCCGAGACGTGCGCCGCGATCGGCGTGGTGCACTGGGCGTGGCGCATGCTCCTGCTCACCGGCGAGGGCCGGTTCGCCGACGCGATGGAGCGGGCGCTCTACAACGCCGTGCCCGCCGGCCTGGGCCGCGACGGTCGCTCGTTCTTCTACTCCAACCCGCTGCAGCTGCGCACGGACCACGACGGCTCGAGCGAGTACTCGCCCGGCCGCCGCCTCCCCTGGTTCGAGTGCGCCTGCTGCCCGCCGAACCTCGCGCGGCTCGCCGCGAGCCTGCACGCCTACGTGGCGACCCGGTCCGACGAGGGCGTCGCGCTGCACCTGTACGCCGCGGGCGAGGTCGAGCTCCGGACGTCGGACGCGCACGACGAGCCCGCGCGCCTCGTCGTGCGGACGGACTACCCCTGGGACGGGCGGGTGGAGGTCGAGGCGGTCGGCGGGCTCGTCGTCCCGCTCGCCCTGCGCGTCCCGGGGTGGGCCGACGAGGGTGCGGTGCGGCTCACGGTCGACGACGAGCCCGTGCCGCTCGTCGTGCGCGACGGCTACGCGCACGTCCCGGCGACACCGGACCGACCGGTGCACCGCGTGGTGCTCGATCTCCCGATGCCGGTGGTGCCCCTCGCCGCCCACCCGCGCGTCGATGCCGTGCGCGGGTGCGTGGCGCTCCGTCGCGGGCCGGTGGTGCTGTGCCTCGAGCAGGTGGACCTGCCGGCGGGCGTGGTGCTCGAGGACGTCCGCCTGGTCCCCGGTTCCTCGCTCACCGCGGCCGCGGGCGACGCCCAGGGGGTTCCCGTCGTCGTGCACGCCCGCGGGACCCACGAGCCGGCCCGCGGCCGCCCCGCCTGGAGCGCCGCCTGGGGGCCGGCGGGCGGCCACGACGAGCCCGGCGCCCCGGTCCGTGAGCCCGTGGACCTGACCTTCGTGCCGTACCACGCGTGGGGCGAGCGCGAGCCCGGCGCCATGCGCGTCTGGGTGCCGGTCGCGTCGGTGACACCGTGA
- a CDS encoding LacI family DNA-binding transcriptional regulator, with amino-acid sequence MHDVAARAAVSVKTVSNVINGYPYIRETTRAKVEAAIAELGYHVNMSARNLRRGRTGLIGLAVPELSLPYFAELADSVIRAAEDRGMTVLIEQTGAVREREIEVVSGQRRQFTDGLIYSPLALGPDDIGELAVVDYPLVLLGERIFGGPADHVTMSNVEAARAATEHLLAQGRRRIAVVGAHAGEMVGSAALRLQGYQRALEDAGIAVDPALVAEAGLWHRATGAEAMARLLDDGVQLDAVFGLNDALALGALHELHRRRVDVPGDVAVIGFDDIEETAYSAPTLSTVHPGREEIARTAVDLLLARIEDPDDDRPFQQVIADFSIIARESTLGEGTPAGH; translated from the coding sequence ATGCACGACGTCGCCGCGCGCGCCGCCGTCTCGGTCAAGACCGTCTCCAACGTCATCAACGGCTACCCGTACATCCGTGAGACCACGCGCGCGAAGGTCGAGGCCGCGATCGCGGAGCTCGGGTACCACGTGAACATGAGCGCGCGGAACCTGCGCCGCGGCCGCACCGGCCTGATCGGCCTGGCGGTCCCGGAGCTCTCGCTGCCGTACTTCGCCGAGCTCGCGGACTCCGTGATCCGCGCGGCCGAGGACCGCGGCATGACCGTGCTGATCGAGCAGACGGGCGCCGTGCGGGAGCGCGAGATCGAGGTCGTGTCCGGCCAGCGCCGGCAGTTCACCGACGGCCTGATCTACTCCCCGCTGGCGCTGGGTCCCGACGACATCGGCGAGCTGGCCGTCGTCGACTACCCGCTGGTGCTCCTGGGCGAGCGGATCTTCGGCGGGCCGGCCGACCACGTGACGATGAGCAACGTCGAGGCCGCGCGTGCCGCGACGGAGCACCTGCTCGCGCAGGGCCGCCGCCGCATCGCGGTGGTCGGCGCGCACGCGGGGGAGATGGTCGGCTCCGCGGCGCTGCGCCTGCAGGGCTACCAGCGCGCGCTCGAGGACGCGGGCATCGCCGTCGACCCGGCGCTCGTCGCCGAGGCGGGGCTGTGGCACCGCGCCACGGGCGCCGAGGCCATGGCCCGGCTGCTCGACGACGGCGTCCAGCTCGACGCGGTCTTCGGCCTCAACGACGCGCTCGCGCTCGGCGCGCTCCACGAGCTGCACCGGCGGCGCGTCGACGTCCCCGGTGACGTCGCCGTGATCGGCTTCGACGACATCGAGGAGACGGCCTACTCGGCGCCGACCCTCTCGACGGTGCACCCGGGGCGGGAGGAGATCGCGCGCACGGCCGTCGACCTGCTGCTCGCCCGCATCGAGGACCCCGACGACGACCGCCCGTTCCAGCAGGTCATCGCCGACTTCTCGATCATCGCCCGCGAGTCCACCCTCGGCGAGGGCACCCCGGCCGGGCACTGA
- a CDS encoding YesL family protein encodes MSEEGAGWAGRVMGVLRWVEHLVLAQLLLLLGTLAGGVVLGLFPALDAAGRLLARLPAGDPSTSVWRDFWSAWRAGFRRANVVGAPLWAVGALLVVDGGVAALLDGPGRAALVVGLVVVAAWTALVVAFVPPVLRRYDDAALATWRFLLLAPALSPGTSVAVVVTLTAIAATAWFVPVVGVLVGASVALLASGWLVDARLDRIDTRTGS; translated from the coding sequence ATGAGCGAGGAGGGCGCCGGCTGGGCCGGGCGGGTCATGGGCGTGCTGCGCTGGGTCGAGCACCTGGTGCTCGCCCAGCTCCTGCTGCTGCTCGGCACCCTCGCCGGCGGGGTGGTGCTGGGTCTGTTCCCCGCGCTCGACGCCGCCGGGCGCCTGCTCGCGCGGCTGCCCGCGGGCGACCCGTCCACGTCCGTGTGGCGCGACTTCTGGTCCGCGTGGCGCGCGGGGTTCCGGCGCGCCAACGTGGTCGGTGCGCCGCTGTGGGCGGTCGGCGCGCTGCTCGTCGTCGACGGCGGCGTCGCCGCCCTGCTCGACGGCCCCGGCCGAGCCGCGCTCGTCGTCGGGCTCGTCGTCGTGGCCGCGTGGACGGCGCTCGTCGTCGCGTTCGTCCCGCCCGTCCTGCGCCGCTACGACGACGCCGCGCTCGCGACCTGGCGGTTCCTGCTGCTGGCACCCGCCCTCAGCCCGGGTACGTCGGTCGCCGTCGTCGTGACGCTCACCGCCATCGCGGCGACCGCGTGGTTCGTCCCCGTGGTCGGGGTCCTCGTCGGCGCGAGCGTCGCTCTCCTGGCCTCGGGCTGGCTGGTCGACGCCCGCCTCGACCGCATCGACACCCGAACGGGCTCGTGA